The Caldisalinibacter kiritimatiensis genome contains the following window.
AATTGAAGAAGAGTACATTAATGATATTATTAATGGTATAAACAAAGATATTAATAAGTCAATAAAAAAGCTAGAAAAAAACAAACATATTAAAGCAGAAAAAATAAAGGATAGAATCGATGAAAAATTTAGTGAATATATTGAGTTATTGCAAAATAGACTAAGTATAGAAAATTTAGACATGCTTATTCCATATATTCCTCATGAATTTACTTCTATTATTAAATATTTAAAAGATGATTCTCTTATAATAGTAGATGAGCCACAAAGAATAGAAGAGAATGTAAAGGGAATTGAAAACGATTTTATAAATAAATATACTGACCTTTTTGAAAAAGGAGAAGTGTTATCTAAGCATGAGAACTTATATAGTTTATATGATAATGTATCAAATCACATAAAGGAGAAAGTTTGCATAACAATAACTGCTCTTCTTAAAAACATTCCAAGATTTAAGCCGAAATCAATTATAAACTTTACAGTTAAAGGTATGCAATCCTTTCATAATAAGATTGAATTGTTATCTGATGAACTTAAACAATTTAAATATAGAGGATATAAAGTAATTATATTAAGTGGAGTAGAGGACAGAGGAAAAAGACTTGTTGAAGCTTTAAAAGAAAAAGGGATTGAATGTAATTATGTTGACAATTTAGATAGAGAAATTCTATCCGGTCAAGTTTTTGTGGTTGCAGGTAGTATAAGTAGAGGATTTGAATATCCAGAAATAAAGTTTGCTATTATTAGTGATAAAGAGGTATTTGGAAACTACAAGAAAAAAAGACGTAAAAAGAAAAAACGTAAGGATACAAAGAAAATAACATCCTTTGCTGACTTAAAAACAGGAGATTACGTAGTTCATGAGACCCATGGTATAGGAAGATATATGGGAGTAGAGCAGCTAAAAGTACAAGGAGTAAAAAAGGATTATCTTACAATTAAGTATTCAGGAAATGACAGGCTTTATGTTCCAGTAGACCAAATGAATTTAATACAAAAGTATATAGGTTCAGATGCAGTGAAGCCTAAAGTAAATAAAATGGGCGGTAGTGAATGGACTAAGACTAAAACTAAAGCTAAAAAAGCTATTGAAAATATGGCTAAAGAACTCCTTACACTATATGCAAAACGACAAACATATAAAGGATTTGCTTATTCTAAAGATCAACCTTGGCAAAAACAATTTGAGGACTCATTTCCTTATGAAGAAACTGAAGACCAGTTAAGATGTATAGAAGAGATAAAAGGAGATATGGAAAATCCTAGGCCTATGGATAGACTATTGTGTGGGGATGTTGGGTACGGTAAAACAGAAGTTGCTTTAAGGGCTGTATTTAAAGCAGTATTAGATGGCAAGCAAGTAGCCTTTTTAGTACCAACAACAATATTAGCACAACAACATTATAATACTATGGTGGAAAGGTTCAGTAAGTTTCCTATCAAGATAGGTATGCTTAGCAGATTTAAAACACCGGCGCAACAAAAGAAAATAATAAATGACTTAAAATCAGGAGTATTAGATGTAGTCGTGGGAACCCATAGATTACTTTCTAAAGATATAAAGTTTAAAGATTTAGGATTACTAATTGTTGACGAAGAACAAAGATTTGGAGTTAAACATAAAGAAGCATTAAAGAAAATAAAAGAATCAGTTGATGTATTAACTTTAACAGCTACACCTATTCCTAGAACACTTCATATGTCTATGATAGGTATAAGAGATATGAGCGTTATAGAAGAGCCACCAGAAGAAAGATATCCTGTACAGACATATGTAGTAGAGCATAATCAACAGTTAATAAGAGATGCAATATTAAAAGAACTAAGTAGAGATGGACAAATATATTATGTATATAATAGAGTTCAAGGAATACAAAAAGTAGCTTCAGAGCTAAAAAGATTAGTTCCAGAGGCTAGAATAGCAGTAGCACATGGCCAAATGAGTGAAAGAGAATTAGAAAAGGTAATGATAGAGTTTTTAGAAGGAGAGTACGATATTTTAGTTTGTACTACAATCATTGAAACAGGTTTAGACATACCTAATGTAAATACTATAATAGTAACTAATGCAGATAAAATGGGATTAGCTCAATTGTATCAGCTAAGAGGTAGAGTTGGAAGGTCAAATAGGGTAGCTTTTGCATATCTAACTTATGAAAGAGATAGAGTTTTATCAGAAGTAGCAGAAAAAAGATTAAAAGCTATAAAAGAATTTACAGAGTTCGGTTCTGGATTCAAGATTGCCATGAGGGATTTAGAAATAAGGGGAGCAGGTAATATATTAGGGCCAGAACAACATGGACACATGGCTTCAATAGGTTACGAATTATATATTAAATATCTTGAAGATACAATTAAGAAATTAAAAGGTGAAGAAACCTATGAAGAAGTTGAGACTACAATAGAGCTAAATGTAGATGGATATATACCAGATAGATACATCAGAAATGAAGAGTTGAAAATAGAGATTTATAAAAAGATTTCAGCAATACAGGATAAAGAGGATATATCTGATGTTATAGAAGAAATAATAGATAGATTTGGAGATATACCAAAACAAGTAAACAATCTAATAAGGATATCATATATAAAATCATTGTGTAATAAAGCAAATATAGTTTCTATATCACAAAAAGAAGGGTTTATAAAAATAGAATTTAGTGACTTTGCTAAAATCACTCCTCAATTAATTAATTATCTTGTTGACGGCTTTGGAAGAAGGATGGAATTCGATGTATCTAGAAAACCGTATTTTAAATATAGATTATTAAAGAAAGACCAGAATTATGTACTAGATGCAGTAGAAGAAGTTGTTGGAAAAATTAGTAGTTTCAATGAACAAAAAAATAATATATAATAATAGACAAGTATTGGTCACAAGAAGGAGAGGATAAGATGTTCTTAAGAAGAAAGCTATTAGCTTTAGCTTTAGTTACAATAATGATATTTTCGTTTGTG
Protein-coding sequences here:
- the mfd gene encoding transcription-repair coupling factor produces the protein MPDNIFINQIKNLSSYKNLLENIEKKNSPIGIHGLSEENIAHITYGLNQHLKKQILIITYDELRAKKLVEDLKLFVRDNVEFFPSRQLLFYSVDAYSHEILNQRLNVLDRLNNNEDIIIVTSIEAVLNKIMRPEVLTKYNMELEIGSIVDLDEVTKRFILMGYERVDMVEGKGQFSIRGGIIDFYPLVGTNPYRIELFDDEVDSIRAFDLKDQRSIENIDKVYISPAKELIIEEEYINDIINGINKDINKSIKKLEKNKHIKAEKIKDRIDEKFSEYIELLQNRLSIENLDMLIPYIPHEFTSIIKYLKDDSLIIVDEPQRIEENVKGIENDFINKYTDLFEKGEVLSKHENLYSLYDNVSNHIKEKVCITITALLKNIPRFKPKSIINFTVKGMQSFHNKIELLSDELKQFKYRGYKVIILSGVEDRGKRLVEALKEKGIECNYVDNLDREILSGQVFVVAGSISRGFEYPEIKFAIISDKEVFGNYKKKRRKKKKRKDTKKITSFADLKTGDYVVHETHGIGRYMGVEQLKVQGVKKDYLTIKYSGNDRLYVPVDQMNLIQKYIGSDAVKPKVNKMGGSEWTKTKTKAKKAIENMAKELLTLYAKRQTYKGFAYSKDQPWQKQFEDSFPYEETEDQLRCIEEIKGDMENPRPMDRLLCGDVGYGKTEVALRAVFKAVLDGKQVAFLVPTTILAQQHYNTMVERFSKFPIKIGMLSRFKTPAQQKKIINDLKSGVLDVVVGTHRLLSKDIKFKDLGLLIVDEEQRFGVKHKEALKKIKESVDVLTLTATPIPRTLHMSMIGIRDMSVIEEPPEERYPVQTYVVEHNQQLIRDAILKELSRDGQIYYVYNRVQGIQKVASELKRLVPEARIAVAHGQMSERELEKVMIEFLEGEYDILVCTTIIETGLDIPNVNTIIVTNADKMGLAQLYQLRGRVGRSNRVAFAYLTYERDRVLSEVAEKRLKAIKEFTEFGSGFKIAMRDLEIRGAGNILGPEQHGHMASIGYELYIKYLEDTIKKLKGEETYEEVETTIELNVDGYIPDRYIRNEELKIEIYKKISAIQDKEDISDVIEEIIDRFGDIPKQVNNLIRISYIKSLCNKANIVSISQKEGFIKIEFSDFAKITPQLINYLVDGFGRRMEFDVSRKPYFKYRLLKKDQNYVLDAVEEVVGKISSFNEQKNNI